Proteins from a genomic interval of Nostoc sp. TCL240-02:
- a CDS encoding DUF3593 domain-containing protein yields the protein MISKETLFALSLFPYLGFLWFISRSPQMPRLALYGFYGTLVFVAITIPAGIYAQLHYGESLANVDWLHGGAELFLTLSNILLVLGFGQAVRQLQIKNQK from the coding sequence ATGATTTCTAAAGAAACCCTGTTTGCACTTTCACTGTTTCCCTATTTGGGTTTCTTGTGGTTTATCAGCCGGAGTCCACAAATGCCGCGTTTAGCGCTGTATGGATTTTACGGTACTCTCGTTTTTGTGGCTATCACCATCCCAGCCGGAATTTACGCCCAATTGCATTATGGCGAGTCTTTGGCCAATGTAGATTGGTTGCACGGTGGTGCAGAATTATTTTTGACTCTTTCTAACATCTTGCTTGTGCTAGGTTTTGGGCAAGCTGTCAGGCAATTACAAATCAAAAATCAAAAATAG
- the hisA gene encoding 1-(5-phosphoribosyl)-5-[(5-phosphoribosylamino)methylideneamino]imidazole-4-carboxamide isomerase: MDVIPAIDLLEGRCVRLYQGDYDRSQVFSENPVDVAKQWVDQGANRLHIVDLDGAKAGKVVNLGAIEAIAHAVSVPIEIGGGLRDRTSVQQLFNLGIQWAILGTIAVEQPQLVQELCAEFPGQIIIGIDARNGQVATRGWLETSEVLATQLAVQMQELGAAAIIYTDIHRDGTLIGPNLEALRELAAVISIPIIASGGVSSLTDLLSLLALEPQGVTGVIVGRALYTGDILLKEALRAIGPGRIQDIPPDLGFSSFA, encoded by the coding sequence ATGGATGTAATTCCAGCAATTGATTTACTAGAAGGTCGATGTGTGCGACTGTATCAGGGGGACTACGATCGCTCGCAAGTTTTTAGCGAAAATCCCGTTGATGTAGCCAAACAGTGGGTCGATCAGGGTGCTAATAGACTGCACATAGTTGATTTAGATGGTGCCAAAGCGGGTAAAGTAGTAAACCTGGGAGCAATTGAAGCGATCGCTCACGCGGTGTCAGTACCCATTGAAATTGGTGGAGGATTGCGCGATCGCACCAGCGTACAACAATTATTCAATCTAGGCATACAGTGGGCAATTCTCGGAACCATCGCCGTAGAACAACCCCAGCTAGTACAAGAACTGTGTGCAGAATTTCCTGGACAGATTATTATTGGCATTGATGCCCGTAATGGTCAAGTCGCAACTCGCGGTTGGTTAGAAACCTCAGAAGTTTTAGCAACCCAACTAGCTGTACAAATGCAAGAATTGGGTGCAGCCGCCATCATTTACACAGATATTCACCGAGATGGTACTCTCATCGGCCCAAATTTAGAAGCTTTGCGAGAACTTGCGGCGGTAATTTCCATCCCGATAATTGCCTCTGGCGGTGTAAGTTCTCTCACCGATTTGTTGAGTTTGTTGGCGTTAGAACCTCAAGGCGTGACTGGTGTAATTGTTGGACGTGCTTTGTATACTGGGGATATTTTACTCAAAGAAGCATTACGAGCGATCGGGCCTGGGCGGATTCAAGATATTCCACCCGATCTAGGTTTTTCTAGTTTTGCTTGA
- a CDS encoding glycosyltransferase: protein MTKQKLRIALFTGLYAPFLTGVSVAVHQRVRWLLEQGHEVFLVHPQISDRYPKNVGDRPMLGLNEIQSFPNFSAYAFPTEPLLFYKSLPQPLNYRHWSDTKLLEKFKPDIILVEEAAQMRGLYSFFLQGYGRPIGVEYAKRTGTPIISLFHTDIVAYIKYYFGDKFFNFVRPIIPVLVKQFSESYDFNYFSSKEQLTKYEELKCQRAEYVPYQGIDCEKFHPRNICYNPIPNDNRLTILFVGRITPEKNVNQLLDIFPVIAAKIPDVHLVIVGSGPLDEEIRERAKKFGSGITIWGESHGTELLGWFARADIFVNPSVTENFCTTNNEALASGTPLVAVVAPSTSEQVFPGRNGFLAQPNNPTDFAQKVITILENPDLKADMTRHARPSILEFDWSACMQKLEDKLYQIVEGSQKVKVGTGRMRR, encoded by the coding sequence ATGACTAAGCAAAAACTTCGCATTGCACTGTTTACAGGATTGTATGCTCCTTTTTTGACTGGTGTTTCTGTCGCTGTTCACCAACGAGTTCGTTGGTTACTAGAGCAAGGACATGAGGTTTTTTTAGTTCATCCGCAAATCAGCGATCGCTACCCCAAAAATGTTGGCGATCGCCCCATGCTAGGTTTGAATGAAATTCAGTCTTTCCCAAATTTCTCTGCTTACGCTTTCCCCACTGAACCACTGTTATTCTATAAGTCTCTTCCTCAACCGTTAAATTATCGGCATTGGAGTGATACCAAGTTGCTGGAGAAATTTAAGCCTGATATTATCTTGGTTGAAGAAGCCGCGCAAATGAGAGGTTTATACTCATTTTTCTTGCAAGGTTATGGTCGTCCAATTGGTGTCGAATACGCAAAACGAACAGGCACGCCAATAATCTCACTGTTCCATACTGATATCGTTGCGTATATCAAATATTATTTTGGGGATAAATTCTTTAACTTTGTTCGTCCGATTATTCCCGTTTTAGTTAAGCAATTTAGTGAGTCTTATGACTTCAATTACTTTTCTTCTAAAGAACAACTCACTAAATACGAAGAATTGAAATGTCAACGCGCTGAATATGTCCCTTATCAAGGCATTGATTGCGAAAAATTTCATCCGCGAAACATTTGTTACAATCCTATTCCTAACGACAACCGACTAACTATTTTGTTTGTCGGACGCATTACCCCCGAAAAGAATGTCAACCAATTGCTTGATATTTTTCCAGTCATAGCTGCCAAAATTCCTGATGTTCATCTGGTGATAGTTGGTAGTGGGCCGTTGGATGAAGAGATTCGTGAGCGTGCTAAAAAGTTTGGATCGGGTATTACTATATGGGGGGAATCACACGGTACAGAACTTTTAGGCTGGTTTGCTAGAGCGGATATTTTTGTGAATCCCTCCGTCACCGAAAACTTCTGCACTACGAATAACGAAGCGTTAGCATCTGGAACGCCTCTAGTTGCGGTTGTTGCACCCTCAACTTCAGAACAGGTGTTTCCTGGCCGTAACGGGTTTCTTGCCCAACCTAACAACCCTACAGACTTCGCCCAAAAGGTGATTACGATTCTAGAAAATCCCGATTTGAAAGCAGATATGACTCGGCACGCTCGCCCCTCTATACTCGAATTTGATTGGTCGGCATGTATGCAAAAACTTGAAGACAAGCTTTACCAAATTGTTGAAGGATCTCAGAAGGTGAAAGTAGGTACAGGTAGGATGAGACGATAA
- a CDS encoding glycosyltransferase family 2 protein has protein sequence MEDLAIFLSKSLMGWLVIQVCLTLVFIWYLRSSKKNLLPDDQLPKTAVILCLRGADPFLPRCLRSLLNQNYPHYDLKLIVDSHEDPAWKIASESITEQEATNVQISPLRIVRNNCSLKCSSLVQAVRELDDSYKVVALVDADTIVHVNWLRELVSPLGDAKVGATTGNRWYVPTGRYWGSLVRYIGNVSTVVQMFVFQIPWGGSLAVKTEVLRQTELLDKWGQALGEDFMMHDILKKHGFQVKFVPSLLIVNREETDLSNLIDYLKRLILYSRLYHPRWLALVSESVSSILFPTALIILILESFLQAKWEAAILLLGCYGVYTVGLLLIMLVLELEVQRVVRSNDQAIAKLSGATIVKMLIGIPLTQWVYGLAMLSSIWISTVTWRGVSYRVQGPWNVRLVEYRPYQWLDQPIDNKVSL, from the coding sequence ATGGAAGATTTGGCAATATTTCTGTCTAAGTCTTTGATGGGTTGGCTGGTTATTCAGGTGTGTTTAACGCTTGTTTTTATATGGTATCTGCGCTCATCTAAAAAAAACTTATTACCAGATGACCAGTTACCCAAAACAGCAGTGATTCTTTGCTTACGCGGAGCCGATCCGTTTTTGCCTAGATGTTTGCGATCGCTCCTGAACCAAAACTATCCACACTATGATTTAAAATTGATCGTTGATAGTCACGAAGACCCCGCTTGGAAAATTGCCAGTGAAAGCATCACAGAGCAAGAAGCGACTAACGTTCAAATTAGCCCTTTGCGAATAGTACGCAACAATTGTAGTCTCAAATGTAGTTCTTTAGTCCAAGCTGTCCGTGAGTTGGATGATTCCTACAAGGTGGTTGCCTTAGTAGATGCTGATACTATAGTCCATGTGAATTGGCTGCGAGAATTAGTCAGTCCTTTAGGTGATGCTAAAGTAGGGGCGACAACAGGTAATCGTTGGTACGTTCCTACAGGTAGATATTGGGGATCTTTAGTCCGGTACATCGGCAATGTATCCACAGTAGTGCAAATGTTTGTCTTCCAGATTCCTTGGGGTGGAAGTTTGGCTGTGAAAACAGAAGTGCTTCGCCAAACAGAACTCCTAGATAAGTGGGGACAAGCTTTAGGCGAAGATTTTATGATGCACGACATTCTCAAAAAACATGGGTTTCAGGTAAAGTTTGTGCCTTCGCTGCTAATTGTCAATCGTGAAGAGACTGATTTATCCAACTTAATCGACTATCTTAAGCGCCTGATACTTTATTCTCGACTGTATCACCCGCGTTGGTTAGCTTTAGTTAGCGAATCTGTTTCTAGCATTTTGTTTCCTACTGCACTCATCATCTTAATTCTAGAGTCCTTCTTACAGGCAAAATGGGAAGCTGCGATTCTCTTATTAGGCTGCTATGGTGTCTATACTGTAGGACTACTCTTGATAATGCTCGTGTTGGAGTTAGAGGTACAGCGAGTGGTTCGCTCTAATGACCAAGCGATCGCAAAATTATCAGGTGCTACAATCGTCAAAATGTTAATTGGGATTCCGCTAACACAGTGGGTTTATGGATTAGCGATGCTATCATCCATTTGGATCTCAACAGTTACCTGGCGCGGTGTCTCCTATCGAGTTCAAGGACCTTGGAATGTCCGGTTAGTGGAATATCGCCCTTATCAATGGTTAGATCAGCCTATTGATAACAAGGTTTCTCTTTGA